The Candidatus Lokiarchaeota archaeon genome has a window encoding:
- a CDS encoding ATP-NAD kinase, with protein sequence MGGRVGLKGTDGAQIKEKAIRLGATKRSPPRAVEALREIALMKDDIDLVTYPHEMGENEAIECGFSPRVIGSVESGSTTAEDTKRAAREMADLEVDMILFAGGDGTARDICEAIDQELPVLGIPTGVKIHSSVFAVNPRKAGRLAVDYLRGEASLKTAEVMDIDEEAFRENRLSAELHGYLKIPFEKRLVQPTKSASSPGIDEESNKEAIAEYVVAEMDDSIFLLGPGTTVKAVADRLGTEKTLLGVDVVNQDEILARDVNEDEILELVKGKDVKIVVSPIGGQGFIFGRGNQQISPEVIKQVGRDNIIVIATKSKLSSRKPGEPLYVDTGDKDVDEMLSGYMRVITGYQEEAVVKVSR encoded by the coding sequence ATGGGGGGCCGAGTTGGCCTTAAGGGAACAGATGGTGCTCAAATCAAAGAGAAGGCCATCCGACTTGGGGCCACAAAACGCTCTCCCCCCAGAGCAGTTGAAGCGTTACGTGAAATTGCACTGATGAAGGATGACATCGATTTAGTCACATATCCTCATGAAATGGGAGAGAATGAAGCCATTGAGTGTGGTTTCAGTCCAAGAGTTATCGGTTCTGTAGAAAGTGGCAGTACTACTGCTGAAGATACAAAGAGAGCTGCAAGAGAAATGGCAGACTTAGAAGTAGATATGATTCTATTTGCAGGAGGCGATGGAACAGCAAGGGACATTTGCGAGGCTATTGATCAGGAGCTGCCTGTCTTGGGCATACCCACCGGTGTGAAAATACACTCTAGCGTCTTTGCAGTAAATCCTAGAAAGGCAGGCCGTCTGGCGGTAGATTATCTGAGAGGGGAAGCTAGTCTTAAAACTGCAGAGGTCATGGATATCGATGAAGAAGCGTTTAGGGAGAACAGGCTATCAGCTGAGTTACATGGATATCTCAAGATTCCTTTTGAAAAAAGACTTGTACAGCCAACCAAGAGTGCTTCGTCTCCAGGAATTGATGAAGAAAGTAACAAAGAAGCAATAGCTGAATACGTGGTAGCCGAGATGGATGATAGCATCTTCTTACTTGGGCCCGGGACTACAGTCAAGGCAGTCGCAGATAGATTGGGAACAGAGAAGACATTGTTAGGTGTAGATGTGGTTAATCAAGACGAGATACTTGCTAGGGATGTCAATGAGGATGAAATACTGGAGCTTGTCAAAGGAAAAGATGTCAAAATCGTTGTCTCTCCAATTGGAGGACAAGGTTTCATCTTCGGAAGGGGCAATCAACAAATCAGCCCTGAAGTTATCAAACAAGTTGGTCGAGACAACATCATCGTGATTGCCACCAAGAGCAAGCTCTCATCGCGAAAACCAGGAGAACCCCTCTACGTGGATACTGGAGACAAAGATGTAGATGAGATGCTCAGCGGATATATGAGGGTAATTACCGGATACCAAGAGGAAGCAGTTGTGAAGGTTTCACGGTAG
- a CDS encoding ATP-binding cassette domain-containing protein: MLEVNNIDVSYDGLKVLRDISLEVEENHAVAIVGPNAAGKTTTFKTIVGLLKPDNGSIHFEGKKIDGRRADEILAEGIALVPEGRLLFPDLSVRENLEMGAKIRGGIKNAQDTLEWVLNMFPILEERSKQMAGSLSGGEQQMLAIGRALMSDPKLLLLDEPSQGLAPMLVERVFEAMDEIGTEGKSVLVSEQNVRLALDFCDDAYILENGRIAMRGKGCDLIDDDYIRESYLGL, translated from the coding sequence ATGCTTGAAGTCAATAATATTGATGTATCGTATGATGGTTTGAAAGTATTAAGAGACATCTCGCTCGAGGTTGAAGAGAATCATGCAGTCGCAATTGTCGGTCCAAACGCAGCTGGGAAGACTACGACATTTAAGACAATTGTTGGTCTATTGAAACCAGATAATGGATCAATCCATTTCGAAGGAAAGAAAATAGACGGGAGAAGAGCTGACGAAATACTAGCGGAGGGTATTGCTCTCGTACCTGAAGGGCGCCTGCTATTTCCTGATTTGTCCGTGCGTGAGAATCTCGAGATGGGAGCCAAGATTCGAGGGGGAATTAAGAATGCCCAAGACACCTTGGAATGGGTTCTCAATATGTTCCCGATTCTCGAAGAGAGAAGCAAACAGATGGCGGGGTCATTAAGCGGAGGAGAACAACAGATGCTCGCAATCGGAAGAGCCTTGATGTCTGACCCGAAGCTACTCCTCCTTGACGAACCTTCACAAGGTTTAGCACCCATGCTGGTCGAGAGAGTCTTTGAGGCCATGGATGAGATTGGAACCGAGGGGAAGTCAGTCCTAGTTTCTGAACAGAATGTCAGACTTGCACTTGATTTCTGCGATGACGCATACATTCTGGAGAACGGTAGAATCGCAATGAGAGGCAAAGGCTGTGATTTGATCGATGATGATTACATCAGAGAGTCATATCTTGGCCTCTAA
- a CDS encoding aminotransferase class V-fold PLP-dependent enzyme yields MKKCEDTGYQAVRWNEPLIFELGKKGRRGFDVPRSSEELKESVGDIKSDIPESIRRKDPPGLPELTEPEVLRHFIRLSQQTYGTDSGINAGVGTCTMKYNPKINEKLARAAKLAHLHPDQEEETVQGILEIMYRLKQWLCVISGLDEFSLQPRGGAHAVFANATIMKAYLQARGELEQRNEIITTVLSHPCNASSPGVAGMKILSLYPDEETGIPSVEALKEAVSDKTVGMMITDPYDTGVFDDNITEYIDIVHDAGGLVAIDQANANCILGKLRIGDTGADLCHFNLHKSFSTPHGSCGPGSAPIGAREELAEFLPTPLVEFDGERYYLERDRPKSIGQIGSYYGVVPNAIRAYTWIMTTGAEGMEEVSEIAVLNSNYLARKLIKIKGIDLPWFDSHPLRMQEGRFTVEKMKEDTGIGIADVNRRIVDFGIQRCFTSHEPWIVPEPFTPEPTESVSKEDLDRFAEIFQRVSDEAYNNPEIVKDAPHCCSISKVDLGPATDSEKWATTWRAYIKKRERD; encoded by the coding sequence CATTAGAAGGAAAGACCCTCCGGGCTTGCCCGAGCTGACAGAACCTGAAGTTCTAAGACATTTCATTCGCTTGTCTCAACAGACCTATGGCACTGATTCTGGTATCAATGCAGGAGTGGGGACTTGTACAATGAAGTACAACCCCAAAATAAACGAGAAGCTAGCAAGGGCTGCCAAGCTTGCTCATCTGCATCCAGATCAGGAGGAGGAAACAGTCCAAGGTATTCTAGAAATCATGTACCGTCTGAAGCAATGGCTGTGTGTGATATCAGGATTGGATGAATTCTCTTTACAACCTCGAGGTGGTGCCCATGCAGTATTTGCAAACGCAACAATCATGAAAGCGTATCTTCAAGCTCGAGGAGAATTGGAACAAAGAAATGAGATAATCACCACGGTCCTATCTCACCCATGTAATGCATCTTCTCCCGGTGTCGCAGGGATGAAAATACTTTCTCTCTATCCTGATGAAGAGACTGGGATTCCAAGTGTCGAAGCGCTGAAAGAAGCAGTTTCTGATAAGACAGTTGGTATGATGATAACTGATCCTTATGACACCGGTGTTTTTGATGACAACATCACAGAGTACATAGATATTGTTCACGATGCAGGAGGCCTCGTAGCAATAGATCAAGCCAATGCCAATTGCATTCTCGGAAAACTCAGGATTGGTGATACTGGAGCAGACCTCTGCCATTTCAATTTGCACAAGTCTTTCTCAACGCCTCATGGTTCTTGCGGGCCAGGAAGCGCCCCTATTGGAGCCAGAGAGGAACTAGCAGAGTTCCTACCAACACCCTTGGTTGAATTTGACGGTGAACGATACTACCTTGAGCGAGATAGGCCGAAAAGCATCGGTCAAATAGGTAGCTACTATGGAGTTGTACCCAACGCAATTCGGGCCTATACGTGGATAATGACTACAGGTGCAGAGGGAATGGAAGAGGTGTCGGAAATAGCAGTGCTAAACAGCAACTATCTCGCACGGAAACTCATAAAGATAAAGGGAATTGATTTGCCCTGGTTCGACTCACATCCACTACGTATGCAAGAGGGTCGTTTTACGGTTGAGAAGATGAAGGAGGACACCGGGATTGGTATTGCAGATGTGAATCGACGTATAGTTGATTTTGGAATCCAAAGATGCTTTACCTCGCATGAGCCATGGATAGTACCGGAACCGTTCACTCCGGAACCTACTGAGTCTGTTAGCAAGGAAGACCTCGATCGTTTCGCCGAAATCTTCCAACGAGTTTCTGACGAGGCATACAACAATCCGGAAATCGTTAAGGACGCCCCACATTGCTGTTCGATTTCAAAAGTCGACCTCGGTCCTGCAACAGATTCTGAGAAATGGGCTACCACATGGAGAGCATACATCAAGAAGAGGGAGCGAGACTAA
- a CDS encoding EamA family transporter encodes MIGELGSLGAAICFSVAAVLYGSALQKTNPVSASIARCICVGAIMGSLQFLIFFMYGIPTIPLDAIFLAMLSGIIGLAIGDILYLKSIQKIGITRAVPITTIYPLFGIGLTVFLDIEPIRLSIVLGGLLVFVGLYQISADGESELQLEKEQIYKGIAYALLAAFVWSISLLFTDAAISLAGESNMNYAYSVNALRVLSAGLFLGLSIPFLDKSLRLIEIPGESLLALVVGGVISLGLGWFLLTFSFFHAPSSIVVPLSSTTPFFSGILGLLVLDENVTKRSAFGSLVVVLGIFVLWLF; translated from the coding sequence ATGATTGGAGAACTGGGCTCACTAGGTGCGGCAATCTGTTTCAGTGTAGCCGCTGTACTCTATGGTAGTGCCCTCCAGAAGACAAATCCTGTCTCAGCAAGTATTGCACGCTGTATTTGTGTGGGCGCCATCATGGGGAGCCTGCAATTTCTCATATTTTTCATGTATGGTATTCCAACCATTCCATTAGATGCAATTTTCCTCGCAATGTTGAGTGGCATTATTGGTCTTGCTATCGGTGACATTCTCTACCTGAAGAGCATCCAAAAAATCGGGATTACTCGTGCTGTACCCATTACGACGATATATCCACTCTTTGGCATTGGTTTGACTGTCTTTTTGGATATTGAACCTATACGATTGTCAATAGTACTTGGCGGACTACTTGTTTTTGTTGGCCTTTATCAAATCTCAGCCGATGGAGAAAGTGAGCTCCAATTAGAAAAGGAGCAGATTTACAAGGGAATTGCATATGCTCTGTTAGCAGCATTCGTCTGGTCGATTAGTCTCCTTTTCACAGATGCGGCCATTTCACTTGCTGGAGAATCCAACATGAACTACGCATATTCTGTCAATGCCCTCCGCGTTCTATCAGCTGGTCTCTTCCTTGGTCTTTCTATTCCATTTCTTGACAAGTCACTTCGTCTAATCGAGATACCGGGAGAATCTCTTCTCGCTTTAGTAGTTGGTGGGGTAATCTCTCTAGGACTTGGATGGTTTCTTCTTACGTTCAGCTTTTTCCACGCACCATCATCGATCGTAGTTCCCCTATCTTCAACTACTCCCTTTTTTTCCGGTATACTTGGTTTACTTGTGCTCGATGAGAATGTTACGAAAAGAAGTGCATTTGGTTCTCTGGTAGTTGTACTAGGCATATTCGTTTTATGGTTATTCTAG
- a CDS encoding ATP-binding cassette domain-containing protein, producing MKNSDILFQCKNITKTFGGLAAVQDASFKIYEGEVVGLIGPNGAGKTTLFNVMTGVLKANKGQLFFRGEEITKSKAHEISRMGVARTFQLMRAFEEMTVVENVITGGAFGAGKPHIEAEEDGRKYLDFVGLDDYESTSVSNLTPFDRKKVELASVLNTDPDLLLLDELVAGLNEAELGDAIDLAKRIRSELGITLFWIEHVMRAIMSVAERIIVLHRGEVIANGPPKEISRDEDVIAAYLGQEYVQE from the coding sequence ATGAAAAATTCGGATATTCTATTTCAATGTAAGAACATAACAAAGACATTTGGAGGTCTCGCAGCGGTACAAGATGCAAGCTTCAAGATCTATGAGGGAGAAGTAGTTGGCCTCATAGGCCCCAATGGAGCCGGAAAGACAACCCTGTTCAATGTAATGACGGGCGTATTGAAGGCGAACAAAGGACAACTTTTCTTCAGAGGGGAGGAAATAACAAAATCGAAAGCTCACGAGATATCTCGGATGGGAGTGGCAAGAACATTCCAACTCATGCGGGCTTTTGAGGAAATGACAGTTGTCGAGAATGTAATCACAGGAGGAGCCTTTGGCGCAGGCAAACCCCACATTGAGGCAGAGGAAGACGGCAGGAAGTACTTGGATTTCGTTGGTCTAGATGACTACGAAAGTACTTCAGTCTCTAATCTGACCCCATTTGATAGGAAGAAGGTGGAACTTGCTTCTGTACTCAATACAGATCCAGATTTGCTACTTCTGGACGAACTGGTTGCTGGCCTCAATGAAGCTGAACTAGGTGACGCAATTGACTTAGCAAAAAGAATCAGAAGCGAACTGGGTATCACGCTTTTCTGGATTGAACACGTCATGCGCGCAATAATGTCTGTCGCTGAACGGATAATAGTACTCCATCGCGGTGAAGTGATAGCGAACGGCCCTCCGAAGGAGATTTCTCGTGACGAAGATGTGATTGCAGCATACCTAGGACAGGAATATGTACAGGAGTGA
- a CDS encoding aldehyde ferredoxin oxidoreductase has product MKKNVFGFAGETLYVDLSKGKVVKKDTPTELMKQYLGGRGGNIKILYDRVGPNVEPLDPENPVIFGVGPLVGTTAPSCGRWNVSSRSPMTMILGDSNAGGHWAPELKWSGFDHLVFTGKSDKPVYLWINDGEAELRSAKNVWGKRVAETGDRIREEVREEEAKIATIGPAGENMVMGGSVMSDGTRAAGRTGIATVMGSKKLKAVAVLGTQGVRLADPERFGELTREAHNEILEHPLYQTWQDLGTTFLLKAVNEAGRLATKNWSENILPEEIAQKMSGQELLEEYVVKGKGCYNCPISCSRRYEVPAGPFAGTASEGPEYEAQVHLGSNLGVEDLEAVLHMNMLCNDLGLDVCTVGATIAWAMEIYEKGIITKEDTGGIELTWGNTDVAVEMVKKIARREGFGDVLADGSWLAAQEIGRGSEKYVIHSKRIPYTAVDPRGSFGWALAFSTSTRGADHLRSLVYVASLKSYQDQATRIFGVSPEATDEWSLKGKPFFVVLCEHIGALIDALGLCKTPSLILMTESYFVTDSAKPDKLAEIVSAATGFDLDGQKMLDTGERIYNVEKAFNAKFGFGGREHDSIPWRFREDVPPSEPRNTEEALVTEDKLNTLLDQYYELRGWDIESGLQKREKLEELGLEDIADDLDKLGYLAE; this is encoded by the coding sequence ATGAAAAAGAATGTCTTCGGATTTGCTGGAGAGACGCTATATGTTGACTTGTCAAAAGGCAAAGTGGTGAAGAAAGATACGCCTACAGAGCTTATGAAGCAATACTTGGGGGGACGTGGTGGAAACATAAAGATTCTCTATGACCGTGTTGGTCCCAACGTCGAACCGCTAGATCCTGAGAACCCAGTCATTTTTGGCGTTGGCCCTCTAGTGGGCACTACGGCTCCTAGTTGTGGCAGATGGAATGTCTCTTCTCGCTCGCCCATGACAATGATACTCGGAGACTCAAATGCGGGAGGCCATTGGGCACCTGAACTCAAATGGAGCGGATTCGACCATCTGGTTTTCACAGGCAAATCGGACAAACCAGTTTACCTGTGGATAAATGATGGCGAAGCAGAGCTTCGAAGTGCCAAGAATGTATGGGGAAAGCGAGTAGCTGAAACTGGTGATAGGATACGAGAAGAAGTTCGAGAAGAGGAAGCCAAGATAGCCACTATCGGACCTGCGGGGGAGAACATGGTGATGGGTGGTTCCGTTATGTCAGATGGGACTCGAGCTGCTGGTCGCACTGGAATTGCTACAGTAATGGGCTCAAAGAAACTGAAAGCAGTAGCAGTCCTAGGCACACAGGGTGTTAGACTCGCAGATCCCGAGAGATTCGGGGAGCTAACCCGCGAGGCACATAATGAGATTCTTGAACATCCATTATACCAAACTTGGCAGGATTTGGGCACAACCTTTCTTCTAAAAGCGGTCAACGAAGCAGGCCGTTTAGCAACGAAGAACTGGTCCGAAAACATACTTCCTGAAGAAATTGCTCAGAAGATGAGTGGCCAAGAGCTATTGGAAGAGTACGTTGTAAAAGGAAAAGGTTGCTACAATTGCCCTATATCTTGTAGTAGGCGGTATGAAGTACCAGCCGGACCATTTGCAGGTACTGCAAGTGAAGGACCTGAGTATGAAGCACAAGTACATCTGGGTTCAAACCTTGGAGTAGAGGACCTTGAAGCCGTTCTCCACATGAACATGCTCTGCAATGACCTAGGCTTGGATGTTTGTACAGTTGGAGCCACTATTGCGTGGGCTATGGAGATATATGAGAAAGGAATCATTACCAAGGAGGATACAGGAGGAATAGAACTCACTTGGGGCAACACCGATGTAGCTGTTGAAATGGTCAAGAAGATAGCTCGACGCGAGGGGTTCGGTGATGTTCTGGCAGATGGATCATGGTTGGCGGCTCAGGAGATAGGACGAGGATCAGAGAAATATGTCATTCACAGTAAACGGATTCCCTATACCGCGGTTGATCCGAGAGGCTCCTTTGGATGGGCATTGGCATTTTCCACCTCGACACGTGGCGCAGACCACCTCCGGAGTTTGGTTTACGTGGCATCCTTGAAAAGCTATCAAGACCAAGCCACTCGTATCTTTGGAGTTTCTCCTGAAGCCACTGATGAGTGGTCATTGAAAGGCAAGCCATTCTTCGTTGTGCTTTGCGAGCATATTGGAGCTTTGATAGATGCGCTCGGCCTTTGCAAGACACCATCACTGATTCTCATGACTGAATCATATTTCGTAACTGATAGTGCCAAGCCTGATAAATTGGCAGAGATTGTTTCTGCGGCTACAGGCTTTGATCTTGATGGACAGAAGATGCTCGATACTGGAGAGCGAATCTACAATGTAGAGAAAGCCTTCAATGCCAAATTCGGATTTGGTGGAAGAGAGCATGACAGTATTCCTTGGAGATTCAGGGAGGACGTACCACCTTCTGAACCCCGAAACACAGAAGAAGCACTTGTAACAGAAGACAAGTTGAATACTCTACTGGATCAATACTATGAACTTCGGGGCTGGGACATAGAAAGCGGTCTACAGAAGAGAGAGAAACTGGAGGAACTGGGTTTGGAGGATATCGCAGACGATCTGGATAAGCTGGGTTATCTTGCAGAATAG